The Panicum virgatum strain AP13 chromosome 5K, P.virgatum_v5, whole genome shotgun sequence genome has a window encoding:
- the LOC120706964 gene encoding uncharacterized protein LOC120706964 has translation MQIMCFAGTMHTPAMAACPCPCLNPFYNDMIFLRHKYMRRSKILRVWIISMKFSKRLMASLFLEETWELTFHQKIHLIQESNVAYWPPDAPCMRNLWPQQRLVL, from the exons ATGCAAATTATGTGCTTTGCTGGCACTATGCATACTCCTGCAATGGCCGCATGTCCATGTCCCTG CTTAAATCCTTTTTACAATGACATGATCTTCCTGAGACACAAATATATGCGAAGATCGAAAATTCTGAG GGTTTGGATCATTTCAATGAAATTTTCCAAGAGGCTCATGGCATCATTATTTCTCGAGGAGACCTGGGAATTGACCTTCCACCAGAAAAT CCACTTAATTCAAGAAAGTAATGTGGCATATTGGCCACCTGATGCCCCATGTATGAGGAATCTATGGCCTCAGCAGCG GTTGGTTCTGTGA